From the genome of Kryptolebias marmoratus isolate JLee-2015 linkage group LG19, ASM164957v2, whole genome shotgun sequence, one region includes:
- the LOC112451536 gene encoding uncharacterized protein LOC112451536 isoform X3, which translates to MESIPSASSFPCAVVTPSVPSRWMASPPSELHTIPASPTIRFNVIVSDGGGRWSSRPISTVCSGLSWTHREITCEEDYMEVNVNRESSCGGQRSEGRQEWQKALFQAQKTASVAWQLMFLQNDGRTFSMSIPEAQKWGYGLTATANRVVFRSPHKQPHAEVTMVEGIPVKVLQVFLFFKQKLLVVMIDMSMVCTVNSGSFDGTQLLWNIPQVLPALVGNGARFQSQSFKLGLGDALLDEATAFSKGLKVVQEGGIVKVGVPVGTEGGYRKSLVEENVYKEVYTILLMYEHVFSLVYEDDNAIDTKHRILKVLETPLICHPPFSLNQTISKHQMFSVYLGNIPADVLMESILINGKMLEKSEQGLSISSIVHLNGSQAYKLQLPFDNAAVHWTNVGGGVVQYSIDINFTLTIMPQKESYFHQAFITAQVFNAFPPEITAQCLDGGILFSVVRQSQSLWEVGIDNEPLTAALVAQRGYHLLNDSHRTTLEVPVFSVGYTYEEINLSNFYATFKLLLRNSKTLEVQASTSKRCLFRTEDMIVCSADGTMTVVATPASTWPSVQPERTSLLDHTCKPKQTNGARVLFEFKLNSCGTKAMIGDWYAVYENEILHDRLLIADGPNFISREPQFKVTVRCFYPLSAVNRVSMDRIFTSANPGFGSVRVFKSHRGSVNKHCSHQHFVNGPKLHPNPATGGTLPHLGFRPRSKPGPSHFITVPGGQKQLQFTINQDQSLEHQTSQVPQSYRLPHDRSQWEHLYTPNQKFKGEEWETSGPTLGSFNRIPDGGDLGKPSQKLKSLNSLAEEARDSGLPWDQSSSAHRNIVQENPSLQRLPTELSFGMTELSPPSLSLHGPSGELEVFHMMERPVYQNSPQTHQTHLFMQPQDYISNEPPQTNERKTLVPADFNTNIPNWSKVLKETFHNEQGPETSRDVQNLESLRPFESTVQSRVQNIRVKPPSKYVSFVPHLNQKPVVHRTRSQNSNPSQYPTVLTAGNGDGNQRTRQQTELGGSNTGEERVHKRPDVLILTPKQVLEKVQVQPDRSSIKVTNQFPNQVEWVLKSLSQTEPQPMLVQSLAETENQKQESVPGVPQTSGVSHIRIRPAGLPVRTQTPDQSTISQNQEYPTNVGGTRMFHQSSMSTTNSGDQNLTTGGAKFTLQTYSEDSEPMTQSWLGCGGKPGQDGASVHGGIFRGKPIG; encoded by the exons ATGGAGTCCATTCCATCAGCGAGCAGCTTTCCTTGCGCTGTGGTTACACCATCAGTGCCTTCAAGATGGATGGCTTCACCACCTTCAGAGCTTCATACTATTCCTGCTTCACCAACAATCAG GTTTAATGTGATTGTAAGTGATGGAGGTGGCAGGTGGAGCAGTCGACCTATTTCCACTGTCTGTTCTGGTCTCTCCTGGACCCACAGAGAGATCACTTGTGAGGAAGATTACATGGAG GTGAATGTGAACAGAGAGTCATCatgtggaggtcagaggtcagagggcaGACAAGAGTGGCAGAAGGCCCTTTTTCAA GCTCAGAAAACGGCCAGTGTGGCCTGGCAGCTGATGTTCCTGCAAAACGATGGGCGGACCTTCTCCATGTCCATCCCAGAGGCCCAGAAGTGGGGCTATGGTCTTACTGCTACTGCCAACAGGGTGGTCTTTCGATCCCCACACAAACAGCCACATGCTGAGGTCACAATG GTGGAAGGCATCCCTGTCAAAGTCCTCCaggtatttctgttttttaagcaGAAGCTGCTGGTGGTGATGATTGACATGTCCATGGTTTGCACAGTCA ATTCTGGATCATTTGATGGCACCCAGTTGCTCTGGAACATACCCCAGGTTCTTCCTGCTCTGGTTGGAAATGGAGCCAGATTTCAAAGTCAAAGCTTCAAACTGGGACTGGGGGATGCGCTGCTGGATGAAGCCACAGCCTTCTCTAAAGGTCTCAAAGTGGTTCAGGAGGGAGGAATCGTGAAGGTTGGAGTTCCTGTTGGAACAGAAGGAGGCTACAGGAAG AGTTTGGTGGAGGAAAATGTCTACAAGGAGGTTTACACAATCCTGCTGATGTATGAACATGTCTTCTCTTTGGTTTATGAGGACGACAATGCCATAGACACCAAACATAGAATCCTGAAAGTCCTTGAGACACCGCTAATCTGCCATCCACCGTTCAGCCTCAACC AGACCATAAGTAAACATCAGATGTTCAGCGTCTACCTGGGAAACATCCCAGCAGATGTCCTCATGGAGAGCATCTTGATCAATGGGAAGATGTTGGAGAAGTCAGAACAAGGCCTCAGCATTAGTTCAATTGTTCACCTGAATGGCAGCCAAGCATACAAACTGCAATTGCCCTTCGATAATGCTGCTGTCCACTGGACG aACGTGGGTGGAGGTGTAGTGCAGTACTCTATTGACATAAACTTTACTCTGACCATCATGCCCCAGAAAGAGTCCTACTTCCACCAAGCATTCATCACAGCACAGGTCTTTAATGCCT TTCCTCCAGAAATCACAGCTCAATGTTTGGATGGAGGGATCTTATTCAGTGTGGTCAGACAGTCTCAGAGTCTTTGGGAGGTGGGCATTGACAACGAGCCTCTCACAGCAGCATTAGTGGCTCAGAGAGGGTACCATCTTCTTAACGATAGCCACAGAACCACCCTGGAAGTTCCCGTTTTCTCTGTCGGATACACTTATGAG gaaatCAACTTGTCAAACTTCTATGCAACTTTTAAGCTTCTTTTAAGAAACTCCAAAACCTTGGAGGTCCAGGCGTCCACCTCCAAACGCTGTCTCTTCAGAACTGAAGACATGATAG TATGTTCTGCAGATGGTACCATGACAGTGGTAGCAACCCCAGCTTCCACCTGGCCTTCGGTGCAGCCTGAAAGAACCAGTCTGCTAGACCATACCTGCAAACCCAAACAAACCAATGGAGCCAGAGTTCTGTTTGAGTTTAAGCTGAATTCGTGTGGCACCAAAGCTATG ATTGGGGACTGGTATGCAGTTTATGAGAATGAGATCCTTCACGATCGACTGCTGATTGCAGATGGACCGAACTTCATCTCCAGAGAGCCTCAGTTCAA GGTGACGGTGAGATGCTTCTATCCTCTGAGTGCAGTCAACAGAGTATCTATGGACCGGATCTTTACATCAGCAAATCCTGGATTTGGATCTGTGAGAGTCTTTAAGAGCCACAGAG GTTCAGTCAACAAACACTGTTCACATCAGCATTTTGTCAATGGTCCTAAACTTCACCCAAACCCAGCAACAGGGGGAACTCTACCTCACTTGGGCTTCAGGCCTCGATCCAAACCAGGACCAAGTCATTTTATTACAGTACCAGGAGGACAAAAGCAGTTACAGTTCACCATAAACCAAGATCAGAGCTTAGAACATCAAACCAGCCAGGTTCCTCA ATCTTACCGGTTACCCCATGATAGGAGCCAATGGGAACATCTCTACACACCAAACCAGAAATTTAAAGGAGAGGAATGGGAAACTTCAGGACCAACCCTGGGGTCATTTAACAGGATTCCTGATGGTGGTGATTTGGGAAAACCAAGTCAGAAGCTTAAAAGTCTGAACAGCTTGGCTGAGGAAGCCAGGGACTCTGGGTTGCCATGGGATCAGTCCAGTTCTGCTCACAGAAACATTGTTCAGGAGAATCCATCCTTGCAGAGACTTCCCACTGAACTCTCATTTGGTATGACAGAACTAAGTCCACCATCTTTGAGTCTTCATGGGCCAAGTGGTGAGCTAGAAGTTTTCCACATGATGGAGAGGCCAGTTTACCAGAATTCACCTCAAACTCATCAGACCCATCTTTTCATGCAACCACAAGATTACATCAGTAATGAGCCACCCCAAACTAATGAACGAAAAACACTTGTTCCTGCTGATTTCAATACAAACATCCCCAATTGGTCCAAAGTCCTGAAGGAGACTTTCCACAATGAACAGGGCCCTGAAACCAGCAGAGATGTCCAAAACCTGGAGAGCCTTAGACCTTTTGAAAGTACTGTTCAGTCCAGAGTGCAGAACATCAGGGTAAAGCCTCCAAGCAAATATGTGTCTTTTGTCCCACATCTCAACCAAAAACCTGTTGTCCACCGAACTCGCTCCCAAAACTCCAATCCATCTCAGTACCCCACTGTTTTGACAGCTGGCAATGGTGATGGGAACCAGAGGACCCGCCAACAAACTGAGCTCGGAGGTTCAAACACAGGAGAGGAACGTGTTCATAAGAGAccagatgttttaattttgacaccaaaacaaGTTCTTGAAAAAGTTCAAGTCCAACCAGATCGATCATCAATAAAGGTTACTAATCAGTTTCCAAATCAGGTGGAATGGGTGCTGAAATCTCTAAGCCAGACGGAGCCCCAGCCCATGCTGGTTCAATCAttagcagagacagaaaaccaaaaacaagaatCCGTTCCAGGTGTCCCTCAGACCTCAG GAGTATCTCACATCAGAATAAGACCGGCTGGACTCCCAGTAAGAACTCAAACTCCAGACCAGTCTACAATCTCTCAGAACCAAGAGTATCCAACCAATGTTGGAGGTACCAGAATGTTCCATCAGAGCAGCATGAGCACGACAAATTCTGGTGACCAAAACCTAACCACAGGAGGCGCAAAGTTCACTCTACAAACTTACTCTGAAGATTCAGAACCGATGACCCAAAGCTGGTTGGGCTGTGGTGGTAAGCCAGGTCAAGATGGAGCTAGTGTCCATGGAGGCATCTTCAGAG GCAAACCAATCGGCTGA
- the LOC112451536 gene encoding uncharacterized protein LOC112451536 isoform X2, which produces MRTTAIFPRLLLICCCFLKASKAGGQLDGLVRSECRDQYLWIQVASAQKPRFEAVDQDGVHSISEQLSLRCGYTISAFKMDGFTTFRASYYSCFTNNQNDELFTFRFNVIVSDGGGRWSSRPISTVCSGLSWTHREITCEEDYMEVNVNRESSCGGQRSEGRQEWQKALFQVEGIPVKVLQVFLFFKQKLLVVMIDMSMVCTVNSGSFDGTQLLWNIPQVLPALVGNGARFQSQSFKLGLGDALLDEATAFSKGLKVVQEGGIVKVGVPVGTEGGYRKSLVEENVYKEVYTILLMYEHVFSLVYEDDNAIDTKHRILKVLETPLICHPPFSLNQTISKHQMFSVYLGNIPADVLMESILINGKMLEKSEQGLSISSIVHLNGSQAYKLQLPFDNAAVHWTNVGGGVVQYSIDINFTLTIMPQKESYFHQAFITAQVFNAFPPEITAQCLDGGILFSVVRQSQSLWEVGIDNEPLTAALVAQRGYHLLNDSHRTTLEVPVFSVGYTYEEINLSNFYATFKLLLRNSKTLEVQASTSKRCLFRTEDMIVCSADGTMTVVATPASTWPSVQPERTSLLDHTCKPKQTNGARVLFEFKLNSCGTKAMIGDWYAVYENEILHDRLLIADGPNFISREPQFKVTVRCFYPLSAVNRVSMDRIFTSANPGFGSVRVFKSHRGSVNKHCSHQHFVNGPKLHPNPATGGTLPHLGFRPRSKPGPSHFITVPGGQKQLQFTINQDQSLEHQTSQVPQSYRLPHDRSQWEHLYTPNQKFKGEEWETSGPTLGSFNRIPDGGDLGKPSQKLKSLNSLAEEARDSGLPWDQSSSAHRNIVQENPSLQRLPTELSFGMTELSPPSLSLHGPSGELEVFHMMERPVYQNSPQTHQTHLFMQPQDYISNEPPQTNERKTLVPADFNTNIPNWSKVLKETFHNEQGPETSRDVQNLESLRPFESTVQSRVQNIRVKPPSKYVSFVPHLNQKPVVHRTRSQNSNPSQYPTVLTAGNGDGNQRTRQQTELGGSNTGEERVHKRPDVLILTPKQVLEKVQVQPDRSSIKVTNQFPNQVEWVLKSLSQTEPQPMLVQSLAETENQKQESVPGVPQTSGVSHIRIRPAGLPVRTQTPDQSTISQNQEYPTNVGGTRMFHQSSMSTTNSGDQNLTTGGAKFTLQTYSEDSEPMTQSWLGCGGKPGQDGASVHGGIFRGKPIG; this is translated from the exons GTTTGGTCCGGTCCGAGTGTCGGGATCAGTACTTATGGATCCAGGTGGCCTCTGCACAGAAACCTCGCTTTGAAGCTGTAG ACCAAGATGGAGTCCATTCCATCAGCGAGCAGCTTTCCTTGCGCTGTGGTTACACCATCAGTGCCTTCAAGATGGATGGCTTCACCACCTTCAGAGCTTCATACTATTCCTGCTTCACCAACAATCAG aatgaCGAGTTGTTCACCTTCAGGTTTAATGTGATTGTAAGTGATGGAGGTGGCAGGTGGAGCAGTCGACCTATTTCCACTGTCTGTTCTGGTCTCTCCTGGACCCACAGAGAGATCACTTGTGAGGAAGATTACATGGAG GTGAATGTGAACAGAGAGTCATCatgtggaggtcagaggtcagagggcaGACAAGAGTGGCAGAAGGCCCTTTTTCAA GTGGAAGGCATCCCTGTCAAAGTCCTCCaggtatttctgttttttaagcaGAAGCTGCTGGTGGTGATGATTGACATGTCCATGGTTTGCACAGTCA ATTCTGGATCATTTGATGGCACCCAGTTGCTCTGGAACATACCCCAGGTTCTTCCTGCTCTGGTTGGAAATGGAGCCAGATTTCAAAGTCAAAGCTTCAAACTGGGACTGGGGGATGCGCTGCTGGATGAAGCCACAGCCTTCTCTAAAGGTCTCAAAGTGGTTCAGGAGGGAGGAATCGTGAAGGTTGGAGTTCCTGTTGGAACAGAAGGAGGCTACAGGAAG AGTTTGGTGGAGGAAAATGTCTACAAGGAGGTTTACACAATCCTGCTGATGTATGAACATGTCTTCTCTTTGGTTTATGAGGACGACAATGCCATAGACACCAAACATAGAATCCTGAAAGTCCTTGAGACACCGCTAATCTGCCATCCACCGTTCAGCCTCAACC AGACCATAAGTAAACATCAGATGTTCAGCGTCTACCTGGGAAACATCCCAGCAGATGTCCTCATGGAGAGCATCTTGATCAATGGGAAGATGTTGGAGAAGTCAGAACAAGGCCTCAGCATTAGTTCAATTGTTCACCTGAATGGCAGCCAAGCATACAAACTGCAATTGCCCTTCGATAATGCTGCTGTCCACTGGACG aACGTGGGTGGAGGTGTAGTGCAGTACTCTATTGACATAAACTTTACTCTGACCATCATGCCCCAGAAAGAGTCCTACTTCCACCAAGCATTCATCACAGCACAGGTCTTTAATGCCT TTCCTCCAGAAATCACAGCTCAATGTTTGGATGGAGGGATCTTATTCAGTGTGGTCAGACAGTCTCAGAGTCTTTGGGAGGTGGGCATTGACAACGAGCCTCTCACAGCAGCATTAGTGGCTCAGAGAGGGTACCATCTTCTTAACGATAGCCACAGAACCACCCTGGAAGTTCCCGTTTTCTCTGTCGGATACACTTATGAG gaaatCAACTTGTCAAACTTCTATGCAACTTTTAAGCTTCTTTTAAGAAACTCCAAAACCTTGGAGGTCCAGGCGTCCACCTCCAAACGCTGTCTCTTCAGAACTGAAGACATGATAG TATGTTCTGCAGATGGTACCATGACAGTGGTAGCAACCCCAGCTTCCACCTGGCCTTCGGTGCAGCCTGAAAGAACCAGTCTGCTAGACCATACCTGCAAACCCAAACAAACCAATGGAGCCAGAGTTCTGTTTGAGTTTAAGCTGAATTCGTGTGGCACCAAAGCTATG ATTGGGGACTGGTATGCAGTTTATGAGAATGAGATCCTTCACGATCGACTGCTGATTGCAGATGGACCGAACTTCATCTCCAGAGAGCCTCAGTTCAA GGTGACGGTGAGATGCTTCTATCCTCTGAGTGCAGTCAACAGAGTATCTATGGACCGGATCTTTACATCAGCAAATCCTGGATTTGGATCTGTGAGAGTCTTTAAGAGCCACAGAG GTTCAGTCAACAAACACTGTTCACATCAGCATTTTGTCAATGGTCCTAAACTTCACCCAAACCCAGCAACAGGGGGAACTCTACCTCACTTGGGCTTCAGGCCTCGATCCAAACCAGGACCAAGTCATTTTATTACAGTACCAGGAGGACAAAAGCAGTTACAGTTCACCATAAACCAAGATCAGAGCTTAGAACATCAAACCAGCCAGGTTCCTCA ATCTTACCGGTTACCCCATGATAGGAGCCAATGGGAACATCTCTACACACCAAACCAGAAATTTAAAGGAGAGGAATGGGAAACTTCAGGACCAACCCTGGGGTCATTTAACAGGATTCCTGATGGTGGTGATTTGGGAAAACCAAGTCAGAAGCTTAAAAGTCTGAACAGCTTGGCTGAGGAAGCCAGGGACTCTGGGTTGCCATGGGATCAGTCCAGTTCTGCTCACAGAAACATTGTTCAGGAGAATCCATCCTTGCAGAGACTTCCCACTGAACTCTCATTTGGTATGACAGAACTAAGTCCACCATCTTTGAGTCTTCATGGGCCAAGTGGTGAGCTAGAAGTTTTCCACATGATGGAGAGGCCAGTTTACCAGAATTCACCTCAAACTCATCAGACCCATCTTTTCATGCAACCACAAGATTACATCAGTAATGAGCCACCCCAAACTAATGAACGAAAAACACTTGTTCCTGCTGATTTCAATACAAACATCCCCAATTGGTCCAAAGTCCTGAAGGAGACTTTCCACAATGAACAGGGCCCTGAAACCAGCAGAGATGTCCAAAACCTGGAGAGCCTTAGACCTTTTGAAAGTACTGTTCAGTCCAGAGTGCAGAACATCAGGGTAAAGCCTCCAAGCAAATATGTGTCTTTTGTCCCACATCTCAACCAAAAACCTGTTGTCCACCGAACTCGCTCCCAAAACTCCAATCCATCTCAGTACCCCACTGTTTTGACAGCTGGCAATGGTGATGGGAACCAGAGGACCCGCCAACAAACTGAGCTCGGAGGTTCAAACACAGGAGAGGAACGTGTTCATAAGAGAccagatgttttaattttgacaccaaaacaaGTTCTTGAAAAAGTTCAAGTCCAACCAGATCGATCATCAATAAAGGTTACTAATCAGTTTCCAAATCAGGTGGAATGGGTGCTGAAATCTCTAAGCCAGACGGAGCCCCAGCCCATGCTGGTTCAATCAttagcagagacagaaaaccaaaaacaagaatCCGTTCCAGGTGTCCCTCAGACCTCAG GAGTATCTCACATCAGAATAAGACCGGCTGGACTCCCAGTAAGAACTCAAACTCCAGACCAGTCTACAATCTCTCAGAACCAAGAGTATCCAACCAATGTTGGAGGTACCAGAATGTTCCATCAGAGCAGCATGAGCACGACAAATTCTGGTGACCAAAACCTAACCACAGGAGGCGCAAAGTTCACTCTACAAACTTACTCTGAAGATTCAGAACCGATGACCCAAAGCTGGTTGGGCTGTGGTGGTAAGCCAGGTCAAGATGGAGCTAGTGTCCATGGAGGCATCTTCAGAG GCAAACCAATCGGCTGA
- the LOC112451536 gene encoding uncharacterized protein LOC112451536 isoform X1, producing the protein MRTTAIFPRLLLICCCFLKASKAGGQLDGLVRSECRDQYLWIQVASAQKPRFEAVDQDGVHSISEQLSLRCGYTISAFKMDGFTTFRASYYSCFTNNQNDELFTFRFNVIVSDGGGRWSSRPISTVCSGLSWTHREITCEEDYMEVNVNRESSCGGQRSEGRQEWQKALFQAQKTASVAWQLMFLQNDGRTFSMSIPEAQKWGYGLTATANRVVFRSPHKQPHAEVTMVEGIPVKVLQVFLFFKQKLLVVMIDMSMVCTVNSGSFDGTQLLWNIPQVLPALVGNGARFQSQSFKLGLGDALLDEATAFSKGLKVVQEGGIVKVGVPVGTEGGYRKSLVEENVYKEVYTILLMYEHVFSLVYEDDNAIDTKHRILKVLETPLICHPPFSLNQTISKHQMFSVYLGNIPADVLMESILINGKMLEKSEQGLSISSIVHLNGSQAYKLQLPFDNAAVHWTNVGGGVVQYSIDINFTLTIMPQKESYFHQAFITAQVFNAFPPEITAQCLDGGILFSVVRQSQSLWEVGIDNEPLTAALVAQRGYHLLNDSHRTTLEVPVFSVGYTYEEINLSNFYATFKLLLRNSKTLEVQASTSKRCLFRTEDMIVCSADGTMTVVATPASTWPSVQPERTSLLDHTCKPKQTNGARVLFEFKLNSCGTKAMIGDWYAVYENEILHDRLLIADGPNFISREPQFKVTVRCFYPLSAVNRVSMDRIFTSANPGFGSVRVFKSHRGSVNKHCSHQHFVNGPKLHPNPATGGTLPHLGFRPRSKPGPSHFITVPGGQKQLQFTINQDQSLEHQTSQVPQSYRLPHDRSQWEHLYTPNQKFKGEEWETSGPTLGSFNRIPDGGDLGKPSQKLKSLNSLAEEARDSGLPWDQSSSAHRNIVQENPSLQRLPTELSFGMTELSPPSLSLHGPSGELEVFHMMERPVYQNSPQTHQTHLFMQPQDYISNEPPQTNERKTLVPADFNTNIPNWSKVLKETFHNEQGPETSRDVQNLESLRPFESTVQSRVQNIRVKPPSKYVSFVPHLNQKPVVHRTRSQNSNPSQYPTVLTAGNGDGNQRTRQQTELGGSNTGEERVHKRPDVLILTPKQVLEKVQVQPDRSSIKVTNQFPNQVEWVLKSLSQTEPQPMLVQSLAETENQKQESVPGVPQTSGVSHIRIRPAGLPVRTQTPDQSTISQNQEYPTNVGGTRMFHQSSMSTTNSGDQNLTTGGAKFTLQTYSEDSEPMTQSWLGCGGKPGQDGASVHGGIFRGKPIG; encoded by the exons GTTTGGTCCGGTCCGAGTGTCGGGATCAGTACTTATGGATCCAGGTGGCCTCTGCACAGAAACCTCGCTTTGAAGCTGTAG ACCAAGATGGAGTCCATTCCATCAGCGAGCAGCTTTCCTTGCGCTGTGGTTACACCATCAGTGCCTTCAAGATGGATGGCTTCACCACCTTCAGAGCTTCATACTATTCCTGCTTCACCAACAATCAG aatgaCGAGTTGTTCACCTTCAGGTTTAATGTGATTGTAAGTGATGGAGGTGGCAGGTGGAGCAGTCGACCTATTTCCACTGTCTGTTCTGGTCTCTCCTGGACCCACAGAGAGATCACTTGTGAGGAAGATTACATGGAG GTGAATGTGAACAGAGAGTCATCatgtggaggtcagaggtcagagggcaGACAAGAGTGGCAGAAGGCCCTTTTTCAA GCTCAGAAAACGGCCAGTGTGGCCTGGCAGCTGATGTTCCTGCAAAACGATGGGCGGACCTTCTCCATGTCCATCCCAGAGGCCCAGAAGTGGGGCTATGGTCTTACTGCTACTGCCAACAGGGTGGTCTTTCGATCCCCACACAAACAGCCACATGCTGAGGTCACAATG GTGGAAGGCATCCCTGTCAAAGTCCTCCaggtatttctgttttttaagcaGAAGCTGCTGGTGGTGATGATTGACATGTCCATGGTTTGCACAGTCA ATTCTGGATCATTTGATGGCACCCAGTTGCTCTGGAACATACCCCAGGTTCTTCCTGCTCTGGTTGGAAATGGAGCCAGATTTCAAAGTCAAAGCTTCAAACTGGGACTGGGGGATGCGCTGCTGGATGAAGCCACAGCCTTCTCTAAAGGTCTCAAAGTGGTTCAGGAGGGAGGAATCGTGAAGGTTGGAGTTCCTGTTGGAACAGAAGGAGGCTACAGGAAG AGTTTGGTGGAGGAAAATGTCTACAAGGAGGTTTACACAATCCTGCTGATGTATGAACATGTCTTCTCTTTGGTTTATGAGGACGACAATGCCATAGACACCAAACATAGAATCCTGAAAGTCCTTGAGACACCGCTAATCTGCCATCCACCGTTCAGCCTCAACC AGACCATAAGTAAACATCAGATGTTCAGCGTCTACCTGGGAAACATCCCAGCAGATGTCCTCATGGAGAGCATCTTGATCAATGGGAAGATGTTGGAGAAGTCAGAACAAGGCCTCAGCATTAGTTCAATTGTTCACCTGAATGGCAGCCAAGCATACAAACTGCAATTGCCCTTCGATAATGCTGCTGTCCACTGGACG aACGTGGGTGGAGGTGTAGTGCAGTACTCTATTGACATAAACTTTACTCTGACCATCATGCCCCAGAAAGAGTCCTACTTCCACCAAGCATTCATCACAGCACAGGTCTTTAATGCCT TTCCTCCAGAAATCACAGCTCAATGTTTGGATGGAGGGATCTTATTCAGTGTGGTCAGACAGTCTCAGAGTCTTTGGGAGGTGGGCATTGACAACGAGCCTCTCACAGCAGCATTAGTGGCTCAGAGAGGGTACCATCTTCTTAACGATAGCCACAGAACCACCCTGGAAGTTCCCGTTTTCTCTGTCGGATACACTTATGAG gaaatCAACTTGTCAAACTTCTATGCAACTTTTAAGCTTCTTTTAAGAAACTCCAAAACCTTGGAGGTCCAGGCGTCCACCTCCAAACGCTGTCTCTTCAGAACTGAAGACATGATAG TATGTTCTGCAGATGGTACCATGACAGTGGTAGCAACCCCAGCTTCCACCTGGCCTTCGGTGCAGCCTGAAAGAACCAGTCTGCTAGACCATACCTGCAAACCCAAACAAACCAATGGAGCCAGAGTTCTGTTTGAGTTTAAGCTGAATTCGTGTGGCACCAAAGCTATG ATTGGGGACTGGTATGCAGTTTATGAGAATGAGATCCTTCACGATCGACTGCTGATTGCAGATGGACCGAACTTCATCTCCAGAGAGCCTCAGTTCAA GGTGACGGTGAGATGCTTCTATCCTCTGAGTGCAGTCAACAGAGTATCTATGGACCGGATCTTTACATCAGCAAATCCTGGATTTGGATCTGTGAGAGTCTTTAAGAGCCACAGAG GTTCAGTCAACAAACACTGTTCACATCAGCATTTTGTCAATGGTCCTAAACTTCACCCAAACCCAGCAACAGGGGGAACTCTACCTCACTTGGGCTTCAGGCCTCGATCCAAACCAGGACCAAGTCATTTTATTACAGTACCAGGAGGACAAAAGCAGTTACAGTTCACCATAAACCAAGATCAGAGCTTAGAACATCAAACCAGCCAGGTTCCTCA ATCTTACCGGTTACCCCATGATAGGAGCCAATGGGAACATCTCTACACACCAAACCAGAAATTTAAAGGAGAGGAATGGGAAACTTCAGGACCAACCCTGGGGTCATTTAACAGGATTCCTGATGGTGGTGATTTGGGAAAACCAAGTCAGAAGCTTAAAAGTCTGAACAGCTTGGCTGAGGAAGCCAGGGACTCTGGGTTGCCATGGGATCAGTCCAGTTCTGCTCACAGAAACATTGTTCAGGAGAATCCATCCTTGCAGAGACTTCCCACTGAACTCTCATTTGGTATGACAGAACTAAGTCCACCATCTTTGAGTCTTCATGGGCCAAGTGGTGAGCTAGAAGTTTTCCACATGATGGAGAGGCCAGTTTACCAGAATTCACCTCAAACTCATCAGACCCATCTTTTCATGCAACCACAAGATTACATCAGTAATGAGCCACCCCAAACTAATGAACGAAAAACACTTGTTCCTGCTGATTTCAATACAAACATCCCCAATTGGTCCAAAGTCCTGAAGGAGACTTTCCACAATGAACAGGGCCCTGAAACCAGCAGAGATGTCCAAAACCTGGAGAGCCTTAGACCTTTTGAAAGTACTGTTCAGTCCAGAGTGCAGAACATCAGGGTAAAGCCTCCAAGCAAATATGTGTCTTTTGTCCCACATCTCAACCAAAAACCTGTTGTCCACCGAACTCGCTCCCAAAACTCCAATCCATCTCAGTACCCCACTGTTTTGACAGCTGGCAATGGTGATGGGAACCAGAGGACCCGCCAACAAACTGAGCTCGGAGGTTCAAACACAGGAGAGGAACGTGTTCATAAGAGAccagatgttttaattttgacaccaaaacaaGTTCTTGAAAAAGTTCAAGTCCAACCAGATCGATCATCAATAAAGGTTACTAATCAGTTTCCAAATCAGGTGGAATGGGTGCTGAAATCTCTAAGCCAGACGGAGCCCCAGCCCATGCTGGTTCAATCAttagcagagacagaaaaccaaaaacaagaatCCGTTCCAGGTGTCCCTCAGACCTCAG GAGTATCTCACATCAGAATAAGACCGGCTGGACTCCCAGTAAGAACTCAAACTCCAGACCAGTCTACAATCTCTCAGAACCAAGAGTATCCAACCAATGTTGGAGGTACCAGAATGTTCCATCAGAGCAGCATGAGCACGACAAATTCTGGTGACCAAAACCTAACCACAGGAGGCGCAAAGTTCACTCTACAAACTTACTCTGAAGATTCAGAACCGATGACCCAAAGCTGGTTGGGCTGTGGTGGTAAGCCAGGTCAAGATGGAGCTAGTGTCCATGGAGGCATCTTCAGAG GCAAACCAATCGGCTGA